A single window of Aspergillus puulaauensis MK2 DNA, chromosome 5, nearly complete sequence DNA harbors:
- a CDS encoding uncharacterized protein (COG:S;~EggNog:ENOG410PJ3M;~InterPro:IPR007325,IPR037175;~PFAM:PF04199;~antiSMASH:Cluster_5.10;~go_function: GO:0004061 - arylformamidase activity [Evidence IEA];~go_process: GO:0019441 - tryptophan catabolic process to kynurenine [Evidence IEA]), with translation MAAKSIFDTPYKKLPNPKQVWMGHPGSREEGLGKLAILTPEVVSNAAASEIRTGRRVTMGWEMTKLDYPNLNRQPCQHQIVPLLGGIAFDDIYHMNPQQSSQWDGLRHFSQTVPGQSERVFYGGTTSEEINDRKNDRIGLQHWAKEGIAGRGVLIDYAGWAEKNGIEYSTFSTHQVRLSDIHEIARECGITFQKGDILFVRVGVTKEWDTVMTDAQKQEYSDNSSPSHAGVEATPDVLRWLWDTGFCAIASDAISWEVYPPQSEVFLHEYVLAGWGMPIGELFDLEALAQMCSEHQRWSFFVASIPLNMPGGVSSPPNIMAIF, from the exons ATGGCAGCCAAGTCCATTTTTGACACGCCGTACAAGAAGctccccaaccccaagcAGGTGTGGATGGGACACCCCGGAAGCCGGGAAGAGGGACTGGGAAagctcgccatcctcacACCAGAGGTCGTCTCAAATGCGGCGGCATCTGAGATTCGCACTGGCCGTCGAGTCACGATGGGATGGGAGATGACCAAACTGGACTATCCCAATCTCAACCGCCAGCCGTGCCAGCACCAGATCGTCCCACTGTTGGGCGGCATAGCCTTTGACGACATCTACCACATGAATCCCC AACAGAGCAGCCAATGGGATGGGCTTCGCCATTTCTCCCAGACCGTCCCTGGCCAGAGCGAGCGTGTCTTCTACGGGGGCACAACTAGTGAGGAAATCAACGATCGAAAGAATGACCGAATTGGTCTGCAGCACTGGGCCAAGGAGGGCATCGCAG GCCGTGGGGTGTTGATCGACTACGCTGGTTGGGCCGAGAAAAACGGTATTGAGTACAGTACCTTCTCGACTCATCAGGTCCGCCTGTCCGACATCCATGAGATTGCCAGAGAATGCGGCATCACATTCCAGAAGGGCGATATCCTGTTCGTGCGCGTTGGGGTTACCAAGGAATGGGACACCGTCATGACAGACGCTCAGAAGCAAGAATACTCCGACAACAGCAGCCCCTCTCACGCTGGCGTGGAGGCCACTCCTGACGTGCTGCGATGGCTGTGGGATACAGGATTCTGTGCGATCGCCAGTGACGCGATTAGCTGGGAG GTTTACCCGCCTCAGTCGGAGGTCTTTCTGCACGAATATGTCCTGGCCGGATGGGGGATGCCGATTG GCGAGCTTTTCGATCTGGAGGCACTCGCGCAGATGTGCAGCGAGCACCAGCGCTGGAGCTTCTTTGTAGCATCGATTCCACTAAATATGCCAGGGGGGGTCTCATCGCCGCCGAATATCATGGCCATCTTTTGA
- a CDS encoding uncharacterized protein (antiSMASH:Cluster_5.10), translating into MPNSTAFDWPFQLASRFTFGPEHGMDSGELPDPLLLPSSSLETGRCIARDALLARVGQHQQRGRSTKIHTRKLNKTPDLAVGLMEVEGSQAAITSDRRRTGAETARDGQRRTDWRQLIRLGQAQKKLRNLNCCQILQSSSFYLFGEGSRVRAIFISAAGTSLPLPSMMSEQFDDGQDVQISTRGRFLLLWLSLLGCIVPTSAPPISLPTSIDRAVPTPIPYPTGLAQANTPSRLDS; encoded by the exons ATGCCGAACAGCACAGCCTTCGATTGGCCGTTTCAGCTTGCTTCTCGTTTCACTTTCGGGCCAGAGCATGGCATGGATTCAGGAGAGCTTCCAGACCCCCTTCTGCTCCCTAGTTCCAGTCTAGAGACAGGCCGTTGCATTGCGAGAGACGCATTACTGGCGAGAGTgggccagcaccagcagcgagGGAGAAGCACCAAGATCCACACTCGGAAACTGAACAAGACGCCAGAT TTGGCGGTTGGACTTATGGAAGTGGAGGGCTCGCAGGCCGCCATTACGAGCGATCGACGCCGCACAGGCGCAGAGACTGCCCGAGACGGACAGAGACGGACAGATTGGCGGCAATTAATCAGACTAGGACAGGCCCAGAAGAAACTACGGAACCTAAATTGCTGTCAAATTCTGCAGTCGTCAAGCTTTTACTTGTTCGGGGAGGGCTCGCGGGTCCGGGCGATATTCATCTCGGCCGCTGGAACTTCTCTTCCGCTGCCATCGATGATGAGTGAACAATTTGACGATGGACAGGATGTTCAGATCAGCACTCGGGGCaggtttcttctcctctggCTCTCGTTGCTTGGCTGCATCGTGCCAACGTCTGCTCCACCTATCAGTCTGCCGACATCGATCGACCGTGCCGTGCCCACCCCGATTCCCTATCCAACTGGCCTTGCGCAAGCGAATACTCCGTCGAGACTGGATAGTTGA
- a CDS encoding putative MFS sugar transporter (COG:G;~EggNog:ENOG410PM2U;~InterPro:IPR005829,IPR005828,IPR003663,IPR036259, IPR020846;~PFAM:PF00083,PF07690;~SMCOG1169:sugar transport protein;~TransMembrane:12 (i12-33o64-85i97-115o121-140i152-172o184-207i282-305o317-337i349-368o380-405i417-441o447-466i);~antiSMASH:Cluster_5.10;~go_component: GO:0016020 - membrane [Evidence IEA];~go_component: GO:0016021 - integral component of membrane [Evidence IEA];~go_function: GO:0022857 - transmembrane transporter activity [Evidence IEA];~go_process: GO:0055085 - transmembrane transport [Evidence IEA]), which yields MGRFGSQTSTYNRLVSIFVAVGSLTYGYCSSIISSTIGQPGWYTYFDLPAEGEAGYDSITTPTIATANGVFSAGGAVGTLFLMWACEYFGRRANIQLGAFFSLFGGALQGGANSLEMFQAGRFICGLGIGLLVTVCPMYLSEMSSAFRRGWLVGHHAIFLVFGYMLAGWVGFACYYAEGKLGTFGWRFPLCLQCLPPLILLAGSPFLPRSPRWLISKGKDDEARVTLEKLRQSPDDPDNLVAKEEYYQMKEQIRLEAERLSTYGNVWTAVVKKPSYRKRMAIGFLTQWGAEFGGPLIINNYAVILYQGLGETGSMPLLLSAVWLTTAGLIYNPLGAWLHDKVNSRRGMYITGFVGIIITTSILAAMTAEYAGTSNRGGNAVGILMMYLYLAFQGTCCDTTMYLYVSEIFPTEIRPIGMGFSLFGQFASTLILLQTAPIGFANSGWKYYLVIILWSAFFIPIIYFFFPETARLTLEEIAKNFGEEVAVNLTEATDEERARIDQNLVQSERTGSATADEAGSSSTEQAKHG from the exons ATGGGGCGATTTGGCTCGCAGACCAGTACCTACAACAGGCTGGtgtccatcttcgtcgcggTTGGATCGCTC ACATACGGCTACTGCTCGtccatcatcagcagcacCATCGGACAGCCGGGCTGGTACACGTACTTCGATCTTCCTGCAGAGGGCGAGGCCGGATATGACTCTATCACCACCCCGACCATTGCGACTGCCAATGGCGTTTTCagcgctggaggagctgttggcACGCTCTTTTTGATGTGGGCATGCGAGTATTTCGGTCGCAGGGCCAACATCCAGCTGGGCGCGTTTTTCTCCTTGTTCGGAGGTGCGCTTCAGGGCGGCGCCAACTCGCTCGA GATGTTCCAAGCAGGTCGATTTATCTGTGGTCTAGGCATCGGTCTCCTCGTCACCGTGTGTCCCATGTACCTCTCTGAGATGTCGAGCGCATTCCGTCGTGGCTGGCTTGTCGGACACCacgccatcttcctcgttTTCGGATATATGCTGGCAGGGTGGGTTGGATTCGCATGCTACTACGCCGAGGGCAAGCTGGGCACATTCGGATGGAGATTCCCCCTCTGCCTGCAGTGCTTGCCTCCCCTCATTCTGCTTGCAGGCTCGCCATTCCTGCCTCGATCACCCCGTTGGCTGATATCCAAGGGTAAAGACGACGAGGCCAGAGTGACTCTGGAGAAGCTTCGCCAGTCTCCTGATGACCCGGATAACCTCGTCGCCAAGGAGGAATACTATCAGATGAAGGAACAGATCCGtttggaggcggagaggCTGTCAACATACGGCAATGTGTGGACGGCAGTGGTGAAGAAGCCATCATACAGGAAACGGATGGCCATTGGTTTCCTCACCCAGTGGGGAGCCGAATTTGGCGGTCCACTGATTATT AACAACTACGCAGTTATATTGTATCAAGGACTCGGCGAGACGGGCAGTATGCCCCTGCTTCTCAGTGCCGTTTGGTTGACCACGGCTG GGCTTATTTATAACCCCCTGGGTGCCTGGCTGCACGACAAGGTCAACTCTCGTCGCGGCATGTACATAACCGGCTTTGTTggtatcatcatcaccacctcGATTCTGGCTGCGATGACTGCCGAGTACGCCGGTACTTCTAACAGAGGAGGAAACGCCGTTGGCATCCTCATGATGTACCTGTACCTTGCATTCCAGGG CACCTGCTGCGACACCACCATGTACCTCTACGTGTCTGAGATCTTCCCAACTGAGATCCGTCCCATTGGAATGGGTTTCTCCCTGTTCGGCCAGTTTGCCT CCACTCTCATCCTCCTGCAGACTGCTCCCATTGGGTTTGCCAATTCTGGATGGAAGTACTACCTGGTCATTATCCTGTGGTCTGCCTTCTTTATTCCCA TcatctacttcttcttccctgagACTGCTCGCCTTActctggaggagattgcaaaGAACTTTGGCGAAGAGGTTGCGGTCAACCTGACTGAGGCCACAGACGAAGAGAGAGCGCGAATCGACCAGAATCTTGTCCAGTCTGAAAGAACTGGTTCGGCGACCGCAGACGAGGCCGGCTCTTCGAGCACTGAGCAAGCCAAACATGGCTGA